In Aegilops tauschii subsp. strangulata cultivar AL8/78 chromosome 3, Aet v6.0, whole genome shotgun sequence, one genomic interval encodes:
- the LOC109782172 gene encoding protein trichome birefringence-like 21, whose amino-acid sequence MKLHLLLKVLFGPVPVYFSALAILILLTNAQYFGLGGVGVPRATKLASSTQVVSVMKYCDIFRGEWVPDAEAPYYNHKTCGMIQEHQNCLKYGRPDLGFLKWRWRPSGCELPRFDPVQFLQFVRHKSLAFVGDSLARNHMQSLLCLLSQVAYPKDISANPTDQNKVYHYRAYNFTINMFWSPFLVRAREPDHDDPAHTGHYSLYLDEPDDKWVSQVPRFDYVLVSAANWFSRPSLFYEKRRLIGCSFCSRQYGVPDLTLYYSQRKAWRVALRAINALEGKVKARVIVRMLSPMSHFENGTWDQGGNCKRTEPVRSNQTVMEGRDLQFYTAQMEEYRAAEKTARTKGLRLMLMDATAAMLMRPDGHPSRYGHWPNEKVQLYNDCIHWCLPGPIDIWNDLLFQMMLV is encoded by the exons ATGAAGCTCCATCTCCTGCTGAAGGTCCTGTTCGGCCCCGTGCCGGTCTACTTCTCGGCGCTGGCCATCCTCATCCTGCTGACCAACGCGCAGTACTTCGGGCTCGGCGGCGTCGGCGTGCCGCGCGCCACCAAGCTGGCCTCCTCCACGCAGGTGGTGAGCGTGATGAAGTACTGCGACATCTTCCGCGGCGAGTGGGTGCCCGACGCGGAGGCGCCCTACTACAACCACAAGACGTGCGGCATGATCCAGGAGCACCAGAACTGCCTCAAGTACGGCCGACCGGACCTCGGCTTCCTCAAGTGGCGCTGGAGGCCGTCCGGCTGCGAGCTGCCGCGCTTCGACCCCGTCCAGTTCCTGCAGTTCGTCCGCCACAAGTCCCTCGCCTTCGTCGGGGACTCCCTGGCTCGCAACCATATGCAGTCCTTGCTCTGCCTCCTCTCACAG GTGGCGTATCCCAAGGACATCTCGGCGAACCCGACGGACCAGAACAAGGTGTACCACTACCGGGCGTACAACTTCACCATCAACATGTTCTGGTCGCCGTTCCTGGTGCGGGCGCGGGAGCCCGACCACGACGACCCGGCGCACACGGGGCACTACAGCCTCTACCTGGACGAGCCGGACGACAAGTGGGTGTCGCAGGTGCCCCGGTTCGACTACGTGCTGGTGTCGGCGGCCAACTGGTTCTCCCGCCCCTCGCTCTTCTACGAGAAGCGGCGGCTGATCGGGTGCAGCTTCTGCAGCCGGCAGTACGGCGTGCCGGACCTGACGCTCTACTACTCGCAGCGCAAGGCGTGGCGGGTGGCGCTGCGGGCGATCAACGCCCTGGAGGGCAAGGTGAAGGCGCGGGTGATTGTGCGGATGCTGTCGCCCATGTCGCACTTCGAGAACGGGACCTGGGACCAGGGCGGCAACTGCAAGCGCACGGAACCGGTCCGGAGCAACCAGACGGTGATGGAGGGGCGGGACCTGCAGTTCTACACGGCGCAGATGGAGGAGTACCGCGCGGCGGAGAAGACCGCGCGGACAAAGGGGCTGCGGCTGATGCTCATGGACGCCACGGCCGCCATGCTGATGCGGCCCGACGGCCACCCCAGCCGGTACGGGCACTGGCCCAACGAGAAGGTGCAGCTCTACAACGACTGCATCCATTGGTGCCTCCCCGGCCCCATCGACATCTGGAACGACCTCTTGTTCCAGATGATGCTCGTCTAG